In the Populus trichocarpa isolate Nisqually-1 chromosome 1, P.trichocarpa_v4.1, whole genome shotgun sequence genome, one interval contains:
- the LOC7480391 gene encoding twinkle homolog protein, chloroplastic/mitochondrial — protein MLAFAIHKPHVNLNKKLAFLSSFHNYMGSKFLLKPTTSTIPTPLPLLPSSNKQQYRTFKRLSPVFCSSKPTSKFNRSLLTQTNGLPFSPLPAPVYGLDPEVKKSKLEILRFKLAEVGIELDHFAPGQYNALTCPMCKGGGSKEKSFSLFISADGGNASWNCFRAKCGWNGGTKPFAGSKSTYGTSLKLSKVKEIREITEQSLELEPLCDELVCYFKERLISAETLARNQVMQKGYGDRGQVAIAFTYRRNGVLVSCKYRDINKRFWQEKDTKKVFYGLDDIKGADEIIIVEGEMDKLAMEEAGFRNCVSVPDGAPPSVSPKELPPNQEDTKYQYLWNCKEYLDKVSRIILATDGDPPGQALAEELARRLGRERCWRVKWPKKNTDEHFKDANEVLMFSGPLALRDIIENAELYPIRGLFQFSDYFPEIDAYYNRTLGYEFGASTGWTALNEIYNVMPGELTLVTGVPNSGKSEWIDALLCNLNESVGWKFALCSMENNVRQHARKLLEKHMKKPFFDARYGESAERMSAKELEEGKQWLSDTFYLIRCEDDALPNIKWVLDLARAAVLRHGVRGLVIDPYNELDHQRPPNMTETEYVSQMLTLIKRFAQHHACHVWLVAHPRQLQNWTGQPPNLYDISGSAHFVNKCDNGIVIHRNRNPNAGPIDQVQVLVRKVRNKVAGTIGDAFLSYNRVTGEFMNVDKSTGSDNQGFKPLRR, from the exons atgcTTGCTTTTGCCATTCACAAACCTCACGTCAATTTGAACAAAAAGCTtgcttttttatcttcttttcacAACTACATGGGCTCTAAATTCTTGCTTAAACCCACCACTAGTACTATTCCTACTCCTTTGCCTCTGTTACCTTCttcaaataaacaacaatatcGTACCTTTAAAAGATTGTCACctgttttttgttcttcaaaacCCACCTCTAAGTTTAACCGTTCTTTGCTTACTCAAACTAATGGCCTCCCTTTTTCTCCTCTTCCTGCCCCAG TTTATGGTTTGGACCCAGAAGTGAAGAAATCAAAGTTGGAGATTTTAAGGTTTAAATTAGCAGAGGTGGGGATTGAACTAGATCACTTTGCTCCTGGACAGTACAATGCCTTAACTTGTCCAATG TGCAAAGGCGGTGGTTCAAAAGAGAaatccttttctcttttcatcaGTGCAGATGG GGGAAATGCATCCTGGAATTGCTTTCGAGCAAAATGTGGGTGGAATGGTGGAACAAAA CCCTTTGCAGGTAGCAAATCTACATATGGAACCTCACTCAAACTTTCCAAAGTTAAGGAGATAAGAGAAATCACAGAGCAGAGTCTGGAATTGGAACCGCTATGCGATGAG CTTGTTTGTTATTTCAAGGAGCGGTTAATATCAGCAGAGACGCTGGCGAGAAATCAAGTTATGCAGAAAGGTTATGGCGACCGTGGCCAG GTTGCTATTGCTTTCACTTATCGGCGGAATGGAGTGCTTGTAAGCTGCAAGTATCGGGACATCAACAAGAGATTTTGGCAG GAAAAGGAtacaaaaaaagtattttacgGGCTAGATGATATAAAGGGAGCAGATGAAATCATCATT GTTGAAGGTGAAATGGACAAGCTTGCAATGGAAGAAGCTGGATTTCGTAATTGTGTGAGTGTCCCTGATGGTGCTCCTCCATCAGTTTCTCCAAAGGAATTACCACCTAACCAGGAG GACACAAAATATCAGTATCTCTGGAATTGCAAAGAGTACTTGGACAAG GTATCTCGCATAATACTTGCCACTGATGGAGATCCACCGGGTCAAGCATTGGCTGAAGAGCTGGCGCGCCGCCTTGGAAGGGAAAG ATGCTGGCGAGTCAAATGGCCAAAGAAAAATACAGATGAACATTTCAAGGATGCAAATGAG GTTCTCATGTTTTCGGGGCCACTTGCGCTGagggatataattgaaaatgctgagctatACCCTATACGTGGATTGTTCCAATTTAGCGATTACTTCCCTGAGATTGATGCGTATTATAATCGCACTCTTGGGTATGAATTTGGTGCCTCAACTGGGTGGACAGCtctaaatgaaatatataat GTTATGCCAGGAGAGTTGACTTTGGTAACCGGGGTTCCCAATTCAGGCAAGAGTGAGTGGATCGATGCTCTATTATGCAATCTTAATGAAAGTGTTGGCTGGAAATTCGCACTTTGCTCCATGGAGAACAAT GTCCGGCAACATGCTAGGAAACTTTTGGAGAAACACATGAAGAAGCCCTTTTTTGATGCACG TTATGGAGAATCTGCTGAACGTATGAGTGCCAAGGAGTTAGAAGAAGGGAAGCAGTGGTTGAGCGATACTTTTTATCTCATAAG ATGTGAAGATGATGCGCTTCCAAATATAAAATGGGTTCTTGACCTTGCAAGAGCTGCAGTTCTGAGACATGGGGTCCGTGGACTAGTAATTGATCCTTACAATGAGCTCGACCATCAACGCCCTCCTAACAT GACCGAGACTGAGTATGTTAGTCAGATGCTTACACTGATCAAAAGGTTTGCTCAACATCATGCTTGTCATGTTTGGTTAGTGGCGCATCCGAGACAG TTGCAAAATTGGACCGGCCAACCTCCTAATCTATATGATATCAGTGGCAGTGCACACTTTGTTAACAAATGTGACAACGGCATTGTCATTCATCGTAATAGGAATCCAAATGCTGGACCTATTGATCAAGTACAG GTTTTGGTCAGGAAGGTTAGAAATAAGGTAGCTGGGACCATAGGAGATGCCTTCCTGTCATATAACAG AGTAACTGGTGAATTCATGAATGTTGATAAATCTACTGGAAGCGACAATCAAGGCTTTAAACCACTTAGAAGATAG